The Streptomyces sp. NBC_00306 sequence CCGTCTGCAAGGGGAACGGCTACGGCTTCGGTCACGAGCGGCTCTCGGAGGAGGCCTCCCGCTTCGGCTCCGACATGCTGGCCGTCGGGACGACGTACGAGGCGGCCCGGATCAAGGACTGGTTCAGCGGCGATCTCCTCGTCCTCACACCTTTCCGCCGGGGTGAGGAGCCGGTTCCGCTGCCCGACCGCGTGATCCGCTCCGTCTCCTCGGTCGACGGTGTGCACGCCCTCGTCGGCGCCCGCGTCGTCATCGAGTGCATGAGCTCCATGAAGCGCCACGGCGTCTCCGAGCAGGACCTGGGACAGCTCCACTCCGCCATCGAGGACGTACGGCTGGAGGGCTTCGCCCTCCATCTCCCGCTGGACCGCACCGACGGATCCGACGCGGTCGAGGAGGTCATCGGCTGGATGGACCGGCTGCGTGCGGCCCGTCTGCCGCTGCACACCATGTTCGTCAGCCATCTGCGGTCCGAGGAGCAGGCCCGGCTCCAGCAGCAGTTCCCGCAGACCCGCTTCCGCGCCCGTATCGGCACGCGGCTGTGGCTCGGCGACCACGACGCGACCGAGTACCGCGGTGCCGTCCTCGACGTGACCCGCGTGGCCAAGGGCGACCGGTTCGGCTACCGGCAGCAGAAGGCCGCGTCCGACGGCTGGCTCGTCGTCGTCGCCGGCGGCACCTCGCACGGCGTCGGCCTGGAGGCTCCGAAGGCCCTGCACGGTGTGATGCCCCGTGCCAAGGGCGTTGCCCGGGCCGGCCTGGCGACCGTCAACCGGAACCTTTCTCCATTCGTCTGGGCGGGCAAGCAGCGCTGGTTCGCCGAGCCCCCGCACATGCAGGTCTCGATCCTGTTCGTCCCGTCGGACGCGGACGAGCCGCGGGTCGGCGACGAGCTGGTGGCGCATCTTCGCCACACCACGACCCAGTTCGACCGCCTGGTGGACCGCTGAGCCGGTTCTGAGGGCCGCCCGGGGGTCGGTGACCCACCGGGCGCCCCATGACGGGTTCCGGCCCTACGACTGGGCTCCGCCGGCCCTTCGCGGCCCCGTTCCCCATTCCACCTTCAGTCCCTCCACCGCGTGCGCCGCATGCCGCGCAGGGCGCGCCGCATGCCCTACGACGAAGACGTCCTCCGCCCCGTCGAGCACACCGCCCGACGGGTCGTCCGAGCCGTCCTGCCGTACGCCGTCCCGCTCCGGCATCAGGATGTCCCGCACCACCACGGCACACAGATAGAGCGTCCCCAGCAGATGCAGGGCGATCGCCACCTGGTACCCCTCGGGCGGCAGCCCCTGATGCTTGGTGCTGGTCGTGTAGGCGAGGTACATCCAGATCCCGAGGAAATACATGACCTCGCAGGCCTGCCAGATCAGGAAGTCGCGCCAGCGCGGCCGTGCCAGCACCGCGAGCGGGATCAGCCACAGGACGTACTGCGGCGAGTAGACCTTGTTGGTGAGGATGAACGCGGCGACGACCAGGAAGGCGAGCTGGGCGAGACGCGGCCGCCGGGGCGCTCCGAGCGCGAGCGCCGCGATCCCCGCGCAGGCCAGGAGCATGAGCAGCGTCGCGTAGGTGTTCACCTTCTCGACGTCGATGCCCTCGCCGGTGCGCTGGGTGATGATCAGCCAGAACGAGCCGAAGTCGATCTGCCGTTCCTGGCTGAATGTGTAGAACTTCTTCCAGCCCTCGGGCGCCAGCGCCATCACCGGCAGATTGACGACGAACCACGCGCCCGCCGCGCCCAGCGCCGCGGTGGCGAACTCTCGCCACTTGCCGGCCCGCCAGCACAGCAGGAGCAAGGGGCCCAGCAGAAGTACGGGATAGAGCTTGGCAGCGGTCGCCAGCCCGATGAGGATGCCGAAGGCCAGCGTCCGGCCGCGGGACCACATCAGCATCGCTGCGGCCGTCAGTGCAACCGCCAGCAGATCCCAGTTGATGGTCGCGGTGAGGGCGAACGCGGGCGCCAGGGCCAGCAGGAGCGCGTCCCACGGCCGGCGGCGGTGTGTGCGGGCCACACAGACAGCGATGACCGCCGTGCAGATCATGAGCATGCCTGCGTTGATCATCCAGTAGGCCTGCTCCTGCTGCTGAAGCGAGCCGTCGGCCAGATTCAGCCAGGACGCCACCTGCATGAACAGACCGGTCAGCACCGGATACTCCAGGTACTCCATGTCACCGGGCAGCCGGTCGAAGTACGGGATGAGCCCCTCCGAGAAGCCGCGCCCCAGGAAGAGATGCGGAATGTCGGAATAGCAGGCGTGCGTGTACTGCGAGCTGGTGCCCCGGAACCAGGCCCAGTTGTAACAGGGCATCTTCTGCACCATGCCCAGCGCAAACATGCCGATGGCCACCAGTGCCACGACCCGTACAGGCGTCAGATAGCCGCTGCGGACGCGCAGGGCCCAGCGGCCGGCCGGACCACCGATCAGCTCGCTGCCGGACACGGCGACGGAATCCCGCCGGGTGGGCCGTACATCCGGCCTGTCCTCGTACACGCTCGTCTCTTCTGCGCTGGGCATGGTGCACATCCTGCCGTACGGGAACGGATACGCCGCAGGGCCGCCGCATCGTTACGCACGCTGTGCGTCCTGGCTGCGACGGCCCTGTGGTCACGGAGCTACGGCGGGGGCGCTAGCCCCCTGGGCCCCCGAAGAGGCCTCCGTTGTTGTTGCCGTTGTTGCCCCCGTTGCCCGCCGGTGGCGACGAACTGCTTGTCGGGCCGCCGTCCGACCCTTCGTTGTCGCCTCCGCCGTTGTCCGAACCGCCGGGTTGGCCGCCGGTGGCACCACCCTGCGTACCGCAGGTGATGTCCTCCCACGGGTTGCAGGACTCGGACGGGTCAGGACTCTCGGTCGGGGTCTCGGACGGCGTCTCGGACGGCGTCTCGGACGGCGTCTCGCTCGGCGTCTCGGACGGAGTGGGAGACGGGCTGACGGCTCCGCCACCCCAGACGGCCTGTCCGAGCGGCTCCGGCTCGGGGAACTTCATGACCTTCTGGCCCTTG is a genomic window containing:
- a CDS encoding alanine racemase — encoded protein: MALSLYVDTARWRAHQKTVIDQFPGLVPVCKGNGYGFGHERLSEEASRFGSDMLAVGTTYEAARIKDWFSGDLLVLTPFRRGEEPVPLPDRVIRSVSSVDGVHALVGARVVIECMSSMKRHGVSEQDLGQLHSAIEDVRLEGFALHLPLDRTDGSDAVEEVIGWMDRLRAARLPLHTMFVSHLRSEEQARLQQQFPQTRFRARIGTRLWLGDHDATEYRGAVLDVTRVAKGDRFGYRQQKAASDGWLVVVAGGTSHGVGLEAPKALHGVMPRAKGVARAGLATVNRNLSPFVWAGKQRWFAEPPHMQVSILFVPSDADEPRVGDELVAHLRHTTTQFDRLVDR
- a CDS encoding glycosyltransferase family 87 protein, which gives rise to MPSAEETSVYEDRPDVRPTRRDSVAVSGSELIGGPAGRWALRVRSGYLTPVRVVALVAIGMFALGMVQKMPCYNWAWFRGTSSQYTHACYSDIPHLFLGRGFSEGLIPYFDRLPGDMEYLEYPVLTGLFMQVASWLNLADGSLQQQEQAYWMINAGMLMICTAVIAVCVARTHRRRPWDALLLALAPAFALTATINWDLLAVALTAAAMLMWSRGRTLAFGILIGLATAAKLYPVLLLGPLLLLCWRAGKWREFATAALGAAGAWFVVNLPVMALAPEGWKKFYTFSQERQIDFGSFWLIITQRTGEGIDVEKVNTYATLLMLLACAGIAALALGAPRRPRLAQLAFLVVAAFILTNKVYSPQYVLWLIPLAVLARPRWRDFLIWQACEVMYFLGIWMYLAYTTSTKHQGLPPEGYQVAIALHLLGTLYLCAVVVRDILMPERDGVRQDGSDDPSGGVLDGAEDVFVVGHAARPARHAAHAVEGLKVEWGTGPRRAGGAQS